The following are encoded in a window of Telmatobacter sp. DSM 110680 genomic DNA:
- a CDS encoding VWA domain-containing protein, whose protein sequence is MSNGFDLSLTAARPALLADRDNTVDVLIRVQAPDAPKSGLPDRPRLNLAIVIDRSGSMQGEPLHEAKRAAGFIIDSLKATDRASVVSYDDTVRVVAESRHVENKAYFKNAVSQIQSGGSTNLHGGWLKGAEEAAGHLDPECNSRVLLLSDGQANHGETNVDEIATQCAKLADNGVTTSTYGLGHSFNEELMVAMARSGRGNNYYSEAAESLLERFHEEFSLLSSLCARNVRLLLTPLPGIRCEMLNLYEAGKDGSWRLPDLVYDGEAWAAVRLHIDAKSLPVVGEMLALLQASVVYLDLDGAECQIPETWLTLPVLTEEKFHATPKNGDVIRRATEAEAAQLQEFASKAAKRRDWGQVNRLLATAREMAAHSPWLAEIVANLETLAAQQNDVLFSKEAQYGARSMGSRLRSKTEFAANFADSAVPSYLQRKVRQGASGHYGQPLEGEKYQLELFDNYPVALIDGKRVLLDTGSPFSVGNGDRFEIAGQPFRFQGQLGVTTDKLSQWMNTQIDALLGTDVLSKFVVALDWWNSTVTFSPQGSKLLGEDLPVEQLMGTPVLKLRTTAGKCKALFDTGAKLCYMPRSAVADLFPVNHVRDFHVMGGPFETDVYEVDVKIAQHSFIANCGVLPEALASLVGKATGIEWVIGTDLLRQGAIGLDLRHNHVTASWQPAGTP, encoded by the coding sequence ATGTCGAATGGCTTTGATCTCAGCTTGACTGCCGCACGGCCCGCGTTGCTGGCTGATCGGGACAATACCGTTGATGTGCTGATCCGCGTTCAGGCTCCAGACGCGCCGAAGAGCGGGCTTCCGGACCGCCCGCGCCTGAATCTAGCCATTGTGATCGATCGCTCCGGTTCGATGCAGGGTGAACCTCTGCATGAAGCCAAGCGGGCGGCCGGATTCATCATCGATAGCCTGAAGGCTACTGACCGCGCATCCGTGGTGTCTTATGACGACACCGTGCGGGTCGTCGCCGAGAGCCGACACGTGGAAAACAAAGCGTACTTCAAGAACGCGGTTTCCCAAATCCAATCGGGTGGCTCAACGAACCTGCACGGCGGCTGGCTGAAAGGCGCGGAGGAGGCTGCGGGGCATCTGGATCCGGAATGCAACAGCCGTGTACTTCTGCTCTCCGATGGCCAAGCCAATCACGGCGAGACGAATGTCGATGAGATCGCCACGCAGTGCGCGAAGCTGGCTGACAACGGGGTCACCACTTCGACCTACGGGCTGGGGCACTCCTTTAACGAGGAGCTCATGGTGGCCATGGCACGGTCTGGGCGGGGAAACAACTACTACAGCGAGGCTGCGGAATCACTGCTGGAGCGTTTTCATGAGGAATTCTCGTTGCTCTCGTCGCTTTGTGCACGCAATGTCCGCTTGCTTCTGACTCCATTGCCTGGAATCCGCTGCGAAATGCTGAACCTTTACGAGGCTGGAAAAGATGGATCCTGGCGACTGCCCGACCTTGTCTATGACGGCGAAGCCTGGGCCGCGGTGCGGTTGCATATAGACGCGAAGAGCTTGCCTGTTGTCGGCGAGATGTTGGCGCTGCTGCAGGCATCCGTGGTTTATCTCGATCTCGACGGGGCTGAGTGCCAGATCCCTGAGACTTGGCTGACGCTGCCGGTTCTCACCGAAGAGAAGTTCCACGCGACCCCCAAGAACGGCGATGTCATCCGCCGCGCAACAGAGGCGGAGGCCGCACAACTGCAGGAGTTCGCGAGCAAAGCTGCGAAGCGGCGTGATTGGGGCCAGGTGAACCGACTCTTGGCGACGGCGAGGGAAATGGCTGCGCACAGCCCATGGCTCGCCGAGATCGTAGCAAACCTTGAAACGCTGGCGGCGCAGCAGAATGACGTGCTGTTTAGTAAGGAAGCGCAATACGGGGCGCGCAGCATGGGTTCGAGACTCCGCTCTAAGACAGAGTTCGCCGCCAACTTCGCCGACAGCGCCGTGCCAAGCTACCTGCAGAGAAAGGTCCGCCAGGGTGCCAGCGGACATTATGGCCAGCCGCTCGAGGGGGAAAAGTATCAGCTTGAACTTTTCGACAACTATCCGGTTGCCCTGATCGATGGCAAGCGAGTTTTGCTGGATACCGGTTCGCCGTTCAGCGTGGGCAACGGTGACCGGTTTGAAATCGCCGGGCAGCCGTTCCGGTTCCAGGGTCAGTTGGGAGTCACTACCGACAAATTGTCGCAGTGGATGAACACGCAGATCGACGCCCTGCTCGGGACTGATGTGCTCTCCAAGTTTGTGGTCGCACTCGATTGGTGGAACAGCACTGTAACCTTCTCGCCGCAAGGGAGCAAGCTGCTGGGTGAAGACTTGCCGGTAGAACAATTGATGGGGACCCCCGTGCTCAAGCTCCGCACAACGGCCGGCAAGTGCAAAGCGTTGTTCGACACGGGCGCCAAGCTTTGCTACATGCCCAGGAGCGCCGTGGCGGACCTGTTTCCAGTCAATCACGTGAGGGATTTTCACGTGATGGGCGGACCTTTTGAAACGGACGTTTATGAAGTAGACGTCAAGATTGCCCAACACTCCTTCATCGCCAATTGCGGCGTGCTTCCAGAAGCACTTGCTTCCCTTGTGGGCAAAGCGACAGGCATCGAGTGGGTTATTGGCACGGATTTGCTCCGCCAGGGAGCGATCGGACTTGATCTTCGCCACAATCACGTCACTGCATCCTGGCAACCGGCAGGGACACCTTAG
- a CDS encoding HD domain-containing protein, with protein MTMNNKETEQLHLTSRFTSAVDYARHIHIERRKGTDIPYMAHLLGVASLVMGESGHAGFPVTEEMVIAALLHDAVEDQGGLPRLKDIEQNFGSNVARMVEGLSDSLSEDPGYKQPWLERKQTYIQRLRDEPPDVKLISAADKLYNARAILEDYREIGPRIWERFKRGRQDQLRYFNELLNVYTFAGGSRIVEELKHVINELEVISKDEEQA; from the coding sequence ATGACTATGAATAACAAAGAGACTGAACAACTCCACCTGACCAGCAGATTCACGAGTGCCGTCGACTATGCGCGTCACATCCACATCGAGCGACGGAAGGGAACCGACATTCCTTATATGGCGCATCTTCTGGGAGTGGCATCCCTGGTCATGGGAGAGTCAGGGCATGCCGGGTTTCCGGTCACGGAAGAAATGGTGATCGCCGCCCTCCTTCATGACGCTGTCGAAGATCAAGGAGGATTGCCGCGGCTAAAAGACATCGAGCAGAACTTCGGTTCAAATGTGGCGCGCATGGTCGAGGGACTGTCAGACAGTCTTTCCGAGGATCCCGGCTATAAACAACCGTGGCTTGAGCGCAAACAGACTTATATCCAAAGGCTTCGCGATGAACCACCCGATGTCAAGCTCATCTCGGCGGCCGACAAACTCTATAACGCGAGAGCAATACTTGAAGACTACCGGGAGATTGGACCACGGATCTGGGAACGATTCAAACGAGGCCGACAGGACCAGCTTCGGTATTTCAATGAACTCCTCAATGTCTACACGTTTGCCGGAGGGAGCCGGATTGTTGAAGAACTGAAACATGTGATCAACGAGCTGGAAGTGATATCGAAGGATGAGGAACAGGCTTAG
- a CDS encoding PD-(D/E)XK nuclease family protein, which produces MDPFVDQLKHLCVAYPTRSKWVFVPNHSIGLTLGERIVLQGTNWLNLRFVTPPDIALRMGAPFLVERGIDPSEEGLGPALMMRLLLELPQKGGYFRPLADQPTMAQALWTTMHELSMAGIRSKDLKTEVFSSPAKHGELVALLDAYDRFLKQNDRGDMAAVYEEAAKHQDWCPIQSKDCWTELPDVVWSPLQRLLMDSMPGERLDPQAFNLVGVSVPRRLKSRHAQRLAADLGTNELAYLMSPPSVPARITAEAKIALFHAGGHEAEIEEVFRRILASGASLDQFEIACASDAHVALIWEKALRHNWPVTLGPGIPATLTRPGRALIGFCDWIETDFSAGHLRRLLESGDLTFELETEGFTAGQAAGLLARADAGWGRATYKLALERLHKSYESRSADPDGPEEDRAEARKKADRTSRVLVWVTALLASLPEPTSDGKVPLQAVVNGVLGFLERTATRNSALDHRAAMALQDYVSDLRALEAFSCSLSESLRFVRERVTSLNVAPERPRPGHLYACRLAQLGYAGRSHLFVVGLEEGRVFSSSTEDAILLDTERAGITADLRLSTDRIDEAVYVVLTRLAASGASVTFSYSCRDTREFRETYASWLMLQAFRLQRGDPSLSYHELKAALGEPKSAVPDDRQSALSPGAWWLRSVVGTGETGISVLGQTFTGVANGLIAEGKRQSNEFTEFDGFVPGAGQVLDPCAPEAAFSVTELEKAAECPFRFFLKRGLGVRPIDESERDKDVWLDPLTRGSELHELYAALLRRARSENRRANNGDGEWFMALAKDRLKRLNEEMPAATAEILERESRDFLADVALFLDAECAVSPAMPIGLEVSFGRPLDDDNEPLARPEAVEIDLGEGLTFRFAGRIDRIDKVGEASFEILDYKTGGFWRDKWRGVFDGGRRLQHALYGLAAAELLKASYTNPKITAGIYYFSSHRGHQERVRIPAPTKAAIAAVIGDLRDLIIKGEFVRTPDQDNCTYCDYAAACGEKNNLQAKNKQLDSKLEVYRKLTAHV; this is translated from the coding sequence GTGGACCCCTTCGTCGATCAATTAAAGCACCTCTGTGTCGCGTATCCCACCCGGTCGAAGTGGGTGTTTGTCCCGAACCACTCAATCGGTCTCACTTTGGGCGAACGGATCGTCCTCCAAGGTACGAACTGGCTCAATCTGCGATTCGTTACGCCGCCCGACATTGCATTGCGCATGGGAGCCCCGTTCCTCGTCGAACGCGGCATTGATCCCTCCGAAGAGGGACTTGGTCCCGCGCTCATGATGCGACTATTGCTCGAGCTTCCCCAAAAGGGTGGCTACTTTCGACCACTCGCTGACCAACCGACAATGGCACAAGCGCTCTGGACGACAATGCACGAGTTGAGTATGGCTGGCATCCGGTCAAAGGACCTGAAGACTGAAGTGTTCTCATCCCCCGCCAAGCATGGCGAACTCGTTGCGCTGCTCGATGCATACGATCGCTTTCTCAAGCAGAACGACCGCGGCGACATGGCCGCGGTGTACGAGGAAGCAGCAAAGCACCAGGATTGGTGTCCCATTCAGTCTAAAGATTGCTGGACTGAACTCCCCGATGTCGTCTGGAGTCCACTTCAGCGCTTGCTTATGGATTCGATGCCAGGAGAGCGGCTCGATCCGCAAGCGTTCAACCTTGTCGGTGTGTCTGTGCCGCGACGGCTGAAATCGCGCCATGCCCAACGCCTGGCTGCGGACCTCGGGACCAATGAGTTGGCCTATTTGATGAGTCCGCCAAGTGTGCCGGCGAGGATCACAGCTGAGGCGAAGATCGCGTTGTTCCACGCAGGCGGCCACGAAGCGGAAATCGAAGAGGTCTTCCGCCGGATTCTCGCTAGCGGCGCGTCTTTAGATCAGTTCGAAATCGCCTGCGCGTCGGATGCACACGTTGCGCTGATCTGGGAGAAGGCGCTTCGTCACAATTGGCCGGTGACACTGGGTCCCGGCATTCCCGCGACGCTTACACGTCCGGGCAGAGCGTTGATCGGATTCTGCGACTGGATCGAGACGGACTTTTCTGCCGGCCATCTGCGTCGCCTGCTTGAATCTGGAGATTTGACTTTTGAACTAGAGACGGAAGGCTTCACGGCAGGACAAGCTGCAGGTTTGCTCGCACGTGCCGATGCCGGCTGGGGCCGTGCAACATACAAGCTCGCGCTGGAGCGACTTCACAAGAGTTATGAATCTCGCTCCGCGGACCCGGATGGACCGGAAGAAGATCGAGCTGAGGCGCGGAAAAAGGCTGACCGTACATCAAGAGTTCTGGTTTGGGTCACGGCATTGCTGGCATCACTACCGGAGCCGACGTCGGACGGCAAGGTCCCGCTGCAGGCCGTGGTAAATGGCGTTCTAGGTTTTCTTGAGCGCACTGCAACACGGAACAGCGCACTCGATCACCGCGCGGCGATGGCTTTGCAGGATTATGTCAGTGACCTGCGCGCGCTCGAGGCATTCTCATGCTCTTTGTCGGAGTCACTGCGGTTTGTGCGCGAACGGGTGACCTCACTGAACGTAGCTCCAGAGCGCCCTCGCCCCGGGCACCTATATGCATGCAGACTCGCACAATTGGGGTATGCAGGGCGATCCCACCTCTTTGTTGTTGGCTTAGAGGAGGGGCGCGTCTTTTCGTCGTCGACCGAAGATGCGATTCTGCTCGATACCGAACGCGCTGGAATTACGGCCGATCTGCGATTGTCGACCGACAGGATCGACGAAGCCGTTTATGTCGTTCTGACGCGGCTGGCTGCATCCGGTGCCTCGGTCACATTCTCATATTCGTGCCGCGACACAAGAGAATTTCGCGAGACTTATGCCTCATGGCTGATGCTGCAAGCTTTTCGACTGCAGCGAGGCGACCCCTCGCTCTCCTACCACGAACTGAAGGCAGCGCTTGGAGAGCCGAAATCTGCTGTTCCGGATGACCGTCAGAGTGCACTCTCCCCCGGCGCATGGTGGCTGCGCAGCGTTGTCGGCACAGGCGAGACCGGAATTAGCGTTTTGGGTCAGACATTCACAGGCGTTGCGAATGGGCTGATTGCAGAAGGCAAGCGGCAGTCAAACGAGTTCACGGAATTCGATGGATTCGTGCCCGGTGCGGGGCAAGTGCTCGATCCTTGTGCACCCGAAGCCGCTTTCTCTGTGACAGAACTGGAAAAGGCCGCCGAGTGCCCGTTTCGGTTCTTCCTTAAACGCGGATTGGGAGTGCGACCCATCGACGAAAGCGAGCGGGACAAGGACGTATGGCTCGATCCGCTGACTCGTGGTTCGGAGCTGCACGAGCTTTATGCCGCGCTGCTACGTCGCGCCCGTAGCGAAAACCGCCGCGCGAACAATGGTGATGGCGAATGGTTCATGGCGCTCGCGAAAGACCGACTAAAGAGGTTGAACGAGGAGATGCCCGCCGCGACGGCGGAGATACTGGAGCGGGAGTCACGGGACTTTCTGGCGGATGTGGCGCTATTTCTGGATGCTGAATGCGCCGTCTCGCCGGCAATGCCAATCGGATTAGAAGTGTCATTTGGACGACCACTCGATGACGACAATGAGCCTCTGGCTCGGCCAGAAGCTGTTGAGATTGATTTAGGAGAAGGACTTACATTCCGGTTTGCTGGTCGCATCGATCGCATTGACAAAGTCGGTGAGGCTTCGTTCGAAATACTCGACTACAAGACCGGCGGCTTCTGGCGAGACAAATGGCGCGGAGTCTTCGATGGAGGACGCCGTCTCCAGCACGCGCTGTATGGACTTGCCGCAGCCGAACTGCTCAAGGCGTCTTATACAAATCCGAAGATCACGGCTGGCATCTATTACTTCTCGAGTCACCGAGGACACCAGGAACGCGTGAGGATCCCTGCACCGACGAAAGCTGCCATCGCAGCCGTCATTGGCGACCTGCGAGATCTGATCATCAAGGGAGAATTCGTTCGCACGCCAGACCAAGACAACTGCACGTATTGTGACTACGCCGCAGCCTGCGGCGAAAAGAATAACCTTCAGGCTAAAAACAAGCAGTTGGATTCAAAACTCGAGGTTTATAGAAAGCTGACCGCCCATGTCTGA
- a CDS encoding UvrD-helicase domain-containing protein, with the protein MSDSRAIDQESRRIVREELVTNILLEAGAGSGKTQMLAERMAAGVAAGVYKVEQMAAVTFTRKAASELRGRFHLALESQLSKARETSVGDTDAERINRIQSALSNMERFFGGTIHSFCARLLRERPVESGVSPGFTELDEVQDIELRRRVWRDFIASRRECGDPVMIALLEADLRPRDLDSAFATICANDDVEFPAGEGACPDPKPAREALEQFWVELRQELPTVIDPKTTCKIQDKARQFQGLFRVSQHRLERPSVVASLLEIWDCESKIVQKCWADAPAEKKRLRDLIEGLHGDFHTNVVVPYLAQWRQYVYRLSVTLLIQARESAGAERRRINSLNYGDLLNLTARVLRENEPVRRTLQQKYKFLLVDEFQDTDPVQAEILFWLAEDIASSSAMEHKSPLDWRTLPVRPGALFVVGDPKQSIYRFRRADIDIYNVVRRRFSDPTVGRVVPLTLNFRSVPQLCNWANEVFIGRFPAEPTLYAPRFAPLDADTSNLLSGGVYTITHSCKAQDVQAQDAAKIATHIRAEVDAGRRRFRDFLILTRKKRDRIAPYADALTSLNIPVEVSGAGAFGESTEVEALTVLLRALADPQDAVSLIAVLRGPLFGLSDPELFAFKQAGGWFSLFYDPGDAAEAMPHSRTHTALRALRQYYRWTSILPAAAALDRILEDTGYLALAGTTPGGANAGDVLHAVDRVRRVTEAGGSLADAADSLEADSEAASEVESLPLEPGRTDVVRLMNLHKAKGLEAAVVFLADPAGGVAAHVDVHIERTELKALGWLKIVRRNERSFSTKLLGEHEDWPVHEAAEMPYLQAEEDRLLYVAATRGREALVVSRWTGGRIKSPAWGVLNDSLSLASELSLPLTASVPAVGPLDCSDDLVAAAAANQAAAHSLSSQPSWHATSVTNEARHIANITPSLVVSADDPSKVLAVDSPSHRADAGLAWGTLIHGLLEHAMRHKNATSEDLKRLGMWLTVEEPQLRQVLAPAVNTVLAVSKLDFWDEAKKSECSVEAPFAFAESPRVILNGVIDLLFGHDGHWRIIDYKTDLDSTNLGASYQAQLNMYERALGSVGIQDVTSALQPVRSSDG; encoded by the coding sequence ATGTCTGACTCGCGCGCCATCGACCAGGAATCACGCCGTATAGTTCGCGAGGAGTTGGTGACAAACATCCTGCTCGAAGCGGGCGCAGGCTCCGGTAAGACACAGATGCTTGCAGAGCGCATGGCCGCAGGCGTGGCTGCCGGTGTCTACAAAGTCGAGCAAATGGCGGCGGTCACATTCACGCGCAAGGCAGCTTCGGAGCTGCGCGGTCGCTTTCACCTCGCCCTCGAAAGCCAGCTTTCTAAAGCGCGTGAGACTTCTGTCGGCGATACGGATGCTGAGCGCATAAACCGCATTCAGTCGGCTCTCTCCAATATGGAACGCTTTTTCGGGGGGACCATTCACTCCTTCTGTGCTCGTCTGCTGCGCGAGCGGCCGGTTGAGTCTGGTGTTTCTCCCGGCTTCACAGAACTCGACGAGGTCCAGGACATTGAATTGCGCCGGCGAGTGTGGCGGGATTTCATTGCGAGCAGACGCGAATGCGGCGATCCAGTAATGATCGCCTTGTTAGAAGCCGATTTACGTCCGCGGGACTTGGATTCAGCCTTTGCGACAATTTGCGCAAATGACGACGTCGAGTTTCCAGCCGGTGAAGGCGCTTGTCCCGATCCGAAACCTGCTCGTGAGGCGCTTGAACAATTCTGGGTGGAACTGCGACAAGAGCTGCCCACCGTCATCGATCCCAAAACAACCTGCAAGATTCAGGACAAGGCACGACAGTTCCAGGGACTTTTTCGCGTCTCGCAACACCGCCTGGAGCGTCCTTCGGTCGTTGCATCTTTGCTGGAGATTTGGGATTGCGAATCCAAGATCGTCCAGAAGTGTTGGGCGGATGCTCCGGCCGAGAAGAAACGCCTGCGCGACCTGATAGAAGGGCTTCATGGCGACTTCCACACCAACGTCGTGGTGCCTTACCTGGCGCAGTGGCGTCAGTATGTTTATCGATTGTCGGTGACGCTTCTCATTCAAGCGCGAGAATCTGCTGGTGCGGAGCGCCGCCGCATCAACTCCCTGAACTACGGTGACCTGCTTAATCTGACGGCTCGTGTGCTCCGTGAAAACGAACCCGTACGGAGGACACTCCAACAGAAGTATAAATTTCTCTTGGTAGATGAATTTCAGGACACCGACCCTGTGCAGGCAGAGATTCTCTTTTGGTTGGCGGAGGACATTGCGTCTTCGTCCGCCATGGAGCACAAAAGCCCGTTGGACTGGCGGACGCTCCCGGTCCGGCCGGGGGCGCTGTTCGTCGTAGGCGACCCCAAGCAATCCATCTATCGGTTCCGAAGGGCTGACATCGACATCTACAACGTTGTTCGGCGGCGCTTCAGTGATCCAACAGTTGGTCGTGTCGTTCCACTCACCCTGAACTTTCGGTCGGTGCCGCAGTTGTGCAACTGGGCAAATGAGGTGTTCATAGGCCGTTTCCCCGCTGAACCAACGCTCTATGCTCCTCGCTTTGCTCCACTCGATGCAGATACTAGCAACTTGTTATCCGGCGGCGTTTACACCATCACTCATAGTTGCAAGGCTCAGGATGTCCAGGCACAAGACGCCGCTAAGATTGCGACACATATTCGCGCGGAAGTAGATGCCGGGCGCCGTCGGTTCAGAGACTTTCTGATTCTCACCAGGAAGAAGCGAGATCGGATTGCGCCTTATGCCGACGCGCTGACATCGCTAAACATCCCCGTCGAGGTGAGCGGAGCGGGTGCCTTTGGCGAGTCGACCGAAGTTGAAGCGTTGACGGTTCTACTACGTGCCCTTGCCGATCCGCAGGATGCCGTATCGCTTATCGCAGTTCTTCGCGGGCCGTTGTTCGGGCTGAGTGACCCGGAACTGTTCGCGTTCAAGCAAGCGGGTGGATGGTTCAGCCTGTTCTACGATCCTGGCGACGCAGCTGAAGCAATGCCGCATTCACGGACACACACCGCGCTGCGTGCGTTGCGGCAATACTACCGGTGGACTTCGATCCTCCCAGCTGCAGCGGCATTGGATCGCATCCTCGAGGACACCGGGTACCTCGCACTAGCGGGAACCACGCCGGGCGGCGCAAATGCAGGGGATGTCTTGCACGCAGTCGACCGCGTGCGTCGGGTAACAGAGGCAGGAGGAAGTCTCGCCGACGCGGCCGATTCCTTGGAGGCAGACAGCGAAGCGGCAAGCGAGGTTGAATCTCTTCCTCTTGAGCCGGGGCGTACCGACGTTGTAAGGCTGATGAATCTTCACAAGGCAAAAGGCCTTGAAGCGGCAGTTGTCTTCCTGGCAGATCCGGCTGGCGGTGTCGCGGCTCACGTCGATGTTCATATTGAAAGGACCGAGCTGAAAGCGCTTGGTTGGTTGAAGATTGTCCGAAGGAATGAAAGATCGTTCTCGACCAAGTTGCTTGGCGAGCACGAGGATTGGCCGGTCCACGAAGCCGCGGAAATGCCTTATCTGCAAGCCGAAGAAGATCGGCTCCTCTATGTTGCCGCTACTCGTGGCCGGGAGGCTTTGGTTGTAAGCCGTTGGACAGGAGGACGCATAAAGTCTCCGGCCTGGGGCGTTCTAAACGATTCGCTGTCGCTGGCGTCGGAGCTGTCTCTTCCATTGACCGCCAGCGTGCCTGCCGTCGGGCCGCTCGATTGCAGCGATGACCTCGTGGCGGCCGCCGCAGCCAACCAGGCCGCAGCGCATTCGCTTTCGTCACAGCCGTCCTGGCACGCGACCTCTGTCACGAACGAGGCGCGACACATCGCCAACATTACTCCTTCGCTGGTCGTCTCCGCTGACGACCCGTCGAAGGTGTTAGCAGTCGACTCGCCGTCCCATCGAGCCGATGCCGGCCTGGCATGGGGCACACTGATTCACGGACTTCTTGAGCATGCAATGCGCCATAAGAACGCTACATCGGAAGACTTGAAACGTCTGGGAATGTGGCTGACCGTTGAAGAGCCCCAGCTGCGTCAAGTGCTTGCCCCGGCCGTGAACACGGTCCTTGCTGTGTCAAAGCTTGACTTCTGGGATGAAGCCAAGAAGTCAGAATGCTCCGTGGAGGCTCCGTTTGCTTTCGCCGAGAGCCCCAGGGTGATTCTCAACGGGGTTATCGATTTGTTGTTCGGCCACGATGGACACTGGCGGATCATCGACTACAAGACCGATCTCGATTCGACTAATCTGGGGGCTTCCTACCAGGCGCAGCTCAACATGTACGAGCGCGCTTTGGGTAGTGTGGGCATTCAAGACGTAACCAGCGCCCTGCAGCCTGTAAGAAGCTCGGATGGATAA
- a CDS encoding cytochrome c peroxidase, translated as MRIGKVIHYGMLALLLLGSKCTASNEQPLDAQLRRVLQRAGFTGRIESTLESRLGRSVNPALAELGRLLFFDKAGAVHKDNMCAGCHAPSNGMGDSQTMAIGIQNNDIVGPNRTGPRNQRRTPSIVNTVFYPKLMWNGRFASASGNPFDTSRGFVFPPPEGTTEFPANDPRIPNLASAQGQMPPTELTEVAGFTGTTGKFDTASGLWWVDPSFWAFDDGKGDPLPPPVLYSDPTTTFLTFNDPIRRFLLANRLNDNPTYIRLFRAVFPTEMAANGGKIDFSMFGRAIAEFEFSMVFANAPIDQFARGDVNALDTSEKRGALLFFGKAKCVACHAVTGASNEMFSDFRNRVIGVPQVSPLFGPGLGNVHFDGAGNNEDFGLEQVSGNSDDRYKFRTAPLRNLAVAAGFFHNGAFARLDDAIAFHLDPKAYAPSYDPTRAGLDPDLTFSLGPIEPVLDRIDPLMRPVHLTPTEFKDLVHFIRDGLLDVRATKTCSTIPASVPSGLALPQFQGCNN; from the coding sequence ATGCGAATTGGAAAGGTCATTCACTACGGCATGCTGGCACTATTACTTCTCGGGTCGAAGTGCACAGCTTCGAATGAACAACCTTTGGACGCTCAGCTGCGAAGGGTGTTGCAGCGGGCTGGCTTCACAGGAAGAATCGAGTCCACACTGGAATCGAGGCTGGGTCGCTCCGTCAACCCCGCATTGGCGGAACTAGGCCGCTTGCTCTTCTTCGACAAGGCGGGCGCCGTCCATAAAGACAACATGTGTGCCGGCTGCCATGCACCCTCTAACGGTATGGGCGATTCACAAACTATGGCCATTGGTATTCAGAACAACGATATCGTTGGTCCGAATCGAACGGGGCCGCGGAATCAGCGCCGTACGCCATCCATTGTGAACACGGTGTTTTACCCGAAGCTCATGTGGAACGGGCGGTTTGCATCTGCATCGGGAAATCCGTTCGACACGTCACGGGGATTCGTCTTTCCGCCTCCGGAAGGCACAACCGAGTTCCCGGCGAACGATCCGCGCATCCCGAATCTCGCCTCGGCACAGGGCCAGATGCCTCCAACGGAGTTGACCGAGGTCGCGGGCTTTACTGGCACCACGGGGAAGTTCGACACAGCCAGCGGGTTGTGGTGGGTCGACCCGAGTTTCTGGGCCTTCGACGACGGAAAGGGTGATCCTCTGCCACCTCCCGTTCTTTATTCAGACCCCACGACCACATTCCTCACGTTCAACGACCCAATCCGGCGATTCCTGCTTGCCAATCGCCTGAATGACAATCCCACTTACATTAGACTCTTCCGGGCCGTGTTCCCAACCGAAATGGCAGCCAATGGAGGCAAGATCGATTTCAGCATGTTTGGTCGCGCCATCGCGGAGTTCGAATTCAGCATGGTCTTCGCTAACGCCCCCATCGATCAGTTCGCCCGGGGCGATGTGAATGCTTTAGATACATCCGAAAAGCGCGGGGCACTTCTCTTCTTTGGCAAGGCGAAATGTGTCGCTTGTCACGCCGTCACCGGAGCCTCGAACGAGATGTTCAGCGACTTCAGGAACCGCGTCATCGGCGTTCCGCAAGTATCTCCGCTGTTCGGCCCGGGCCTCGGCAACGTCCACTTCGATGGCGCTGGCAACAATGAGGATTTCGGTTTGGAGCAGGTCTCCGGCAACTCCGACGATCGCTACAAGTTCCGCACGGCTCCGCTCCGCAACCTGGCGGTCGCTGCAGGCTTCTTCCACAACGGCGCGTTCGCCAGGTTGGATGATGCTATTGCATTTCATCTCGACCCGAAGGCGTACGCACCTTCATACGATCCGACAAGAGCCGGCCTCGACCCCGACCTCACATTTAGTCTCGGGCCCATCGAGCCGGTTCTCGACCGCATTGACCCGTTGATGCGGCCAGTGCATTTGACCCCAACTGAGTTCAAGGATTTGGTTCACTTCATTAGGGACGGGCTGCTCGACGTGCGCGCAACCAAGACGTGCTCCACAATTCCTGCGTCCGTACCCAGCGGTTTGGCATTACCCCAGTTCCAGGGCTGCAATAATTAA
- a CDS encoding zinc-ribbon domain containing protein: protein MNFTDRELKCADCGEMFVFTAGEQEFYREKEFKNDPKRCKQCKGPGTRRVRAETAVNCSECGRSTTVPFKPTQGRPVMCRTCFTNRRKAPHIVAA from the coding sequence ATGAATTTCACTGACAGGGAGTTGAAATGCGCTGATTGCGGCGAGATGTTCGTGTTTACCGCTGGAGAACAGGAGTTCTACCGAGAGAAGGAATTCAAGAACGATCCCAAGCGGTGCAAGCAATGCAAAGGGCCAGGTACGAGAAGAGTTAGGGCCGAAACTGCTGTGAACTGCTCTGAATGCGGAAGGAGCACAACTGTCCCATTCAAGCCGACGCAAGGCAGACCTGTAATGTGCAGAACGTGTTTTACGAACAGACGAAAAGCACCCCATATTGTGGCTGCGTAG